A single window of Zea mays cultivar B73 chromosome 10, Zm-B73-REFERENCE-NAM-5.0, whole genome shotgun sequence DNA harbors:
- the LOC100286016 gene encoding Transcription factor bHLH112 codes for MGDHAEMLHATPAMYNGAGAAPRGGWWSTAVPATTCSTELAGGFTTWSSALAASYDLAAEGAKANKSATTASSESPGNNSSVTFQEPAGGVGTAVVQQPLAGCADWRHPYLSSGAATLHGFLQDGHQQDMSSSTTEQSPMAASSLMNPSSNNLALALQQGHHHQEPDHQQMLSNFGGSEAELLLSPTTSPYGFQSSLLRSLMEPTADAAKPALPGYQQQYDQYQQMGMGQARSFAPAGGAASREALQFTNDAPSWNPSAAAGFGVPPAPAPAPAPADQASSSVRSVKPSPAARATATLALKTALEGVGESASSIITKKKANGELVPAFKKSRLQTPSPLPTFKVRKEKLGDRVTALQQLVAPFGKTDTASVLHETVEYIKFLHDQVGVLSAPYLKNNGHQVPYLKRSSPDRSEDDNSHAGERSLKGRGLCLVPISSTFAVASEVPVDFGWSTAFAASFR; via the exons ATGGGGGATCACGCTGAGATGCTGCATGCCACTCCGGCCATGTACAACGGCGCCGGCGCTGCCCCTCGTGGTGGCTGGTGGAGTACGGCGGTGCCCGCGACCACGTGCTCGACGGAGCTGGCCGGCGGCTTCACCACGTGGTCGTCCGCCCTGGCTGCTAGCTACGACCTGGCGGCGGAGGGGGCAAAGGCCAACAAGAGCGCCACCACCGCCTCGTCGGAGTCGCCCGGGAACAACAGCTCCGTGACCTTCCAAGAACCGGCCGGCGGCGTCGGAACCGCCGTGGTGCAGCAGCCTCTTGCTGGCTGCGCTGACTGGAGGCATCCCTATTT GAGCAGCGGCGCTGCTACTTTGCATGGGTTTCTGCAAGATGGTCACCAGCAGGACATGAGCTCATCGACAACTGAGCAGAGCCCCATGGCCGCATCAAGCCTCATGAACCCTTCATCCAATAACCTAGCCCTGGCCCTGCAACAAGGTCACCATCACCAAGAGCCGGACCACCAGCAGATGCTGTCCAACTTCGGCGGCTCCGAGGCCGAGCTGCTCCTGTCGCCGACGACCTCACCCTACGGGTTCCAGTCGTCTCTGCTGAGAAGCCTCATGGAGCCGACAGCGGACGCGGCGAAGCCGGCTTTGCCGGGGTACCAGCAGCAGTATGACCAGTACCAGCAGATGGGCATGGGCCAGGCGAGGTCGTTTGCACCGGCCGGCGGAGCTGCCAGCAGGGAGGCACTCCAGTTCACCAACGACGCGCCGTCCTGGAACCCTTCCGCTGCGGCTGGGTTCGGCGtgccgccggcgccggcgccggcgccggcgccggctgaCCAAGCTAGCAGCAGCGTACGTTCTGTGAAACCATCGCCGGCGGCGCGTGCTACTGCAACCCTTGCATTAAAG ACTGCGTTGGAAGGAGTAGGAGAGTCTGCTAGCTCCATCATCACCAAGAAGAAGGCAAACGGAGAGCTGGTGCCGGCCTTCAAGAAATCGAGGCTCCAGACGCCGTCGCCGTTGCCAACGTTCAAG GTTAGGAAGGAGAAGCTAGGGGACAGGGTCACTGCACTCCAACAACTCGTCGCCCCTTTTGGAAAG ACGGATACAGCATCGGTGCTCCATGAGACCGTCGAGTACATCAAGTTCCTCCACGACCAGGTCGGG GTCCTTAGTGCTCCATACTTGAAGAACAACGGCCATCAAGTGCCCTACCTGAAG AGATCAAGTCCTGACAGGTCCGAGGACGACAACAGCCATGCCGGCGAGAGATCACTCAAGGGCCGGGGGCTGTGCCTGGTCCCGATATCGAGCACGTTCGCGGTAGCCAGCGAGGTGCCCGTCGATTTCGGGTGGAGTACTGCATTTGCTGCCAGCTTTAGGTAG